The Haloplanus natans DSM 17983 DNA segment CACTCCTCGGTCGGTTCGGGGGGTCGAAGGGCACCGTAGCCGAGGCTCCCGACCAGATACAGGAGCGCCCCGGCGAACAGCGGAATCGTGACGAACGTCGCGATGGAGCCTTCGCTCCCGCCGGGGTCGATTTCGTATAGCTGTGCCGAGATGGCGCTCAGTTGCACGAGCAGGACGGCGATGCCGCGGCGGACGGTCCGCTGGAGGGCCGGCGTGTCAATGCGCGGCGTCTCGACGGGGCGGAGAAAGTCGTTTTGACTGGGGCCGGCGTCAGTACGCGTCCGCGTCGACGAGGCGGTCGGCGATGCGCTGGGCGCCGACGGCCGCCGACGTGGCCGGTTCGTCCGGCGCCGTCGCCTCGACCTCCCGCTGGAGTTCCTCGCTCAGCCGCTCCTCGAACTCCTCGACGATGCCGGGGATACAGGCCATCCCGCCGGTGAGGACGACGGGGCGGTCGAGCGCGAGCTGGTACACCTTGATGTAGTCGTTGGCGAGTTCGGGCAGGAAGGCGTTGGCTATCTCCTCAACGGCGTCGTCGACGTACTCGTCGACGGCGTCCATGACGCTGCGCTCGATGGTGAACTCGTGGGAGCCGCCGCCGGGCTGCTGGATCACGTCCGTGAACGGCTCGAAGTCGACGAAGTCGGCGTGGGCCTCCTTGTACTCGCGGGCGGTCGTGTTGTCGATGTTCACGCGGCCCTGAGTCTCCTCCTCGACGTAGTTGGCGATCATGCGGTCGACTTCGTTGCCGGTGACGGCGCCGGTGGTGAAGGGGACGAGCTGCTCGCCGCGGCGGTAGGCGGAGGCTTCGAGGTTCGTCGACCCCAGGTTGACGGTGACGAAGATGTCGTCGACGGCTTCGAGGCCGTCGCCGAGCGCGGGGACGGAGCCACAGAGCGACTCCGGATAGCTTCTGATCAGCGCCTCGCCGATCGAACTCCCTTCGATGACCGACTGGAGGTTCTCCAGCCCGCGTTCGTTGTCGATGGTCGGGATGGCGTAGACGACGGCGCTGTTTTCGGGGACGTCGTTGGCCTCGATCACTTCCTGGAAGAACGTCGACGTCAACTCGGCGCGGGATTCGTCCTCCGGCAGCCCCGAGCGGAGCGTGTACTGTACCCGGTCGGGATACTCGGTCGCCGCCTCCTCCCCGTAGAGTACCTTCTCCTCGCCCGTGATCACGTCCTCGTAGGTGGCGAGGCAGGTCAGTGTCTTGACCGTCCGCAACCCGTCGCCGTCGGGGATGGCGATGACCGTCCGCGTGCTCCCGAGTTTGACGCCGATGGGAATCGGTTCGCCGTCGCCGCCGTCGGCGGCCGTCTCGGCGTCCTCGCTCTCCGAGGACCGTGGCTCCTCGCTCTCCGAGGACCGTGGCTCCTCGCTCTCCCCGTCCGCCCCGCTCTCCGCGTCGGTGTCGCTCATACGGCCGGCGCTACACGGGGGGATGGTAAATAATCACGCCCACGATTCTCAGCGTTGCGAAAGGGAGGCGAGCCGCGCGACGTAGTGGAGGCTCACCCGATGATCGTCGGCGTCGAGGTCGTTCGCCGCGTTGGCTCGCGGATGATCGATCCCCGACAGGTAGCGCTCGAGCATCTCGGCGGCGTCGCGTCCGAGCCAGCCCACACGTTCGTAGAAGTCGAACGCGTCGGCCACCGACTCGCGGCCCGCCTGCATGACGAGAAACTCCAGCCACTCGAAGATCAACGCCTCGGCCGAAAGCGACGCGGGGAGCGTCGACA contains these protein-coding regions:
- a CDS encoding rod shape-determining protein; the protein is MSDTDAESGADGESEEPRSSESEEPRSSESEDAETAADGGDGEPIPIGVKLGSTRTVIAIPDGDGLRTVKTLTCLATYEDVITGEEKVLYGEEAATEYPDRVQYTLRSGLPEDESRAELTSTFFQEVIEANDVPENSAVVYAIPTIDNERGLENLQSVIEGSSIGEALIRSYPESLCGSVPALGDGLEAVDDIFVTVNLGSTNLEASAYRRGEQLVPFTTGAVTGNEVDRMIANYVEEETQGRVNIDNTTAREYKEAHADFVDFEPFTDVIQQPGGGSHEFTIERSVMDAVDEYVDDAVEEIANAFLPELANDYIKVYQLALDRPVVLTGGMACIPGIVEEFEERLSEELQREVEATAPDEPATSAAVGAQRIADRLVDADAY
- a CDS encoding FlaD/FlaE family flagellar protein, with translation MAIDPRNYDLDELRAASVGQPSLGGRDEWPGAWVDAADDDEAAETSDDDGDDPDRPAAAVAFETAIARDLAALDRGAVERPYLSTLPASLSAEALIFEWLEFLVMQAGRESVADAFDFYERVGWLGRDAAEMLERYLSGIDHPRANAANDLDADDHRVSLHYVARLASLSQR